Proteins encoded by one window of Puntigrus tetrazona isolate hp1 chromosome 17, ASM1883169v1, whole genome shotgun sequence:
- the mgaa gene encoding MAX dimerization protein MGA a isoform X3 — translation MANTENQGAMVLHEEGVTAPTLALPTTSPQSIFVVLKKLQTGDSGKDKGSLMAISEANEMGKSSAGPVPTGIHPTSSTFADTNHIIQSENLPADARCKGVTATLDNNSMWNEFYRCQTEMILTKQGRRMFPYCRFRLSGMEPFQNYLLAMDIVPVDNYRYKWSGKGWETNGKAEPHVSRLFVHPDSPATGLHWMQYPVSFYRLKLCNNLEQEDHIILHSMHRYLPQLHIIPADKDSENIQVDKPNVVTLRFSQTEFFAVTAYQNLRITQLKIDYNPFAKGFRDDAVNARSSKAKNGMSTEEAESELKLSKEMTTLNNLKTLFMKRNAAVKVNKDQNVPSPTNVERKAINGDAPIVETNFQSLCSKKRPLSVAFSDFIKGAHVKVKRLSLDNIKRNGVVLQASTTCTSEQNEGMDKTESILQVVKDKTVGDINTCKSTETTTKTELKIDQNKTIDESKAVKITLLSSDQNNEKGVETLSSVDTEAKSEENTKKALPHKRPERVPLPLLAQFLKQRKSKTRPTTPKPNVSSSSLEKSCEPVLTPENSSALLSSIPCVTTNSEIKPIFTSLSEKVKLLSTTDASKIASESTALSSSAIASPVPAETQLSVRFSPSQMCSDPINAPNTTTPSRSDYDSTPDIISSVFHNADAVSMPDLDDTLRSQSDISSLPVSDAVNNTCTQTTPEINTDSDTPIVPSVTTSVLGVPSSTDNSVIPFQQLTSIPDVAESNSMSDCLLDSSKGSCTELLSEDVSQNTLFTLKESLSLPLDDPSSPTFSLPSPSPSSSPDPFPPSLFCERPVPPRKTLDSFPERLLDCTASSSPDLFPLGLFNDRPVPPRKVLDFGTDTTLDGTSKESLSPSVPSGPEHPRGTLDLFFQSQCTDRTGPLNDVEMQSAVSCETSDHIIPEPTKQSSHGNTFKKSKAKQKKTGKLKFCEDEVFEGPIPVPMQPSLEDVEGQLFVSFMSKKALVIHLGDDANSEVAQKKTEHSDGVRYENVEEKIEELEKTLLRDLKVMRHRQVIHPVLQEVGLKLNLLDLSLEIDLQYLGVQLPIPPPALSPEGSSASSQVRFVSRTGKTTDFTKIKGWRDKFSGSGSNAEGMSSSDAGQKNLSAFCSDMLDEYLASEGKLIDERAATLSQADITPVAYQLPTKSTSYVRTLDSVLKKQVPATMSTASNKVKPTFKTKEENKSKKLLKSGTAKQTRPVFSVNTPALILKTTAKQQNKKPKNKKESKSLSLEMPSFETAAEVSFNKTPMVEVCGSKTSSCAAGRTTGLPKTLVKLMDVEDGAVWEGKHRTFITEERAAIALATLVTAEGISKGNPDAIRIIRRRAPPCLNVFCRLGCVCASLVHLRRHHHCGKPQCMLGCSCLRRKVVALKTPKQEQSATDESEPQGVSEENKTKWKKKNKQRKTYVLTDPDAAPEPAKRVSTLWDRKSVCSDLEVLFCPPTPRAPSLALLSRELQNDLEIFLRPSKQKRVEERHLKITEDDMENRITCARSRPFSSMCHDKQKMVDQHHISQVSTQDIEEGELVPLNLSGPSKRLEIISECSWASTDTRNYIMRIVCEHMAQDRLKHPFWIGKYFIQPVSKTLQENEDGSVDTYKVIISQPVEKKKEDGDVTENKADLKKDVEKSEVKGLPFLSRCCPAGLLKAEKKAPDAPGRIMVNGKTYPQAKLELGKMGALHPANRLAAYITGRICPVSQSGPNVGTTSTVTKASITSVPVSTVSTATTVTSTSASSDKPLIKSVVTKPPVGKVFTQFVVNHINSQNLSNTSTSQLQPSVPKFVNPSSMLTIGSEAGAPGMALSPVKAGLVTQVSKSSDSTGRAGLTPTTTSSSSGSTTPGKKTVYITVMSRSTGLTCSSPRLTKPVTQTRPSQTQNQKVLLQVVKTADGNTLYRNPNGQLLQLVPLSQIKTIKPNLLSQGQPTFVRFPAPTAVNLKKPQGGSATIVKSLSPVSQTQTKAVVTVPVSTSSSISSKPITLTSSNAVSLNSVPSTLKVVPGFLGQSGTCKLRILPTHPVQNTGINTPTSSPAVPQSGFTMLKHGSSTLYNQDSTMSETSVSVSSVSKELVSHVSNQSEMDPSEQNRCDGFEQIAGNISKPLSSGASSSIPSHFSGGDLAETGKIAKPKVTVKDFDIAPVSDEEEIDSDITELTDDSDLYSDDDREDACSLSGSDQVERMLDTDGLCSDKKDFAEVVVDIETIEESAEENSIAKFRASALRRNQHLSNRKHIHDERLQVKVRRVRLERIRRRTLKDGFLKLQAALGKSSDNLETSKMRILTMATKEIESLVKLDECLVKKRQRLQFKRQRYLQTLSLLCDKSTESINKKLNEIIAKQKVLEAQPKAKEMKSQLNEAMSKPKLADLESKQKDLTYQNKLKDAPKPTYSPSKPMDLSIKKQKSLGKTESASTPTASPANIDSSKKTLKTQDFNSSPEKTPVSDPSSIKHSSVLRERTRPNILSRTSSQVIQEFAVKEPFLTNVCIPQVFPLMNTMVPCNQIIAINNPLQPIGITSVGTQQSSTRGVASVSIVPSGSQPVGVENPLPLLQPQFFKITNSPVNINTQVDSANLPNITNVISLVPPAENLVIPQKVVKDKSAVQAQPTSVPAPVEDHQKPSDVQILDLEERAAVDEPQSKAVPKQPVGGDENSAPVTSSNQQGLDKKSPVDSNDPEDENLLSLLDELVLLSQQLSNEDEDQRIVVPGEVQECSEKQAGPERDDDRALSPLFLTLDEDLMSPDSKDEIDIPPKVDDLVKVIFGSDSPSVSSESGVAPSTNVQSPQAPACSGKGDAPTPPPLLHMKVACEAASGQSANEGTTSVAWRPMPKLVPLGLKAQDAVVNKVTGSPVSKLDSNEEDIHGPQT, via the exons ATGGCCAATACAGAGAATCAGGGTGCAATGGTGCTTCATGAAGAGGGCGTCACTGCCCCAACACTGGCACTTCCCACTACATCTCCACAGTCCATTTTTGTTGTCCTTAAAAAATTGCAGACTGGTGATAGTGGGAAAGATAAGGGCAGCCTGATGGCAATTAGTGAAGCAAATGAAATGGGGAAATCCTCAGCTGGTCCTGTTCCAACAGGCATCCATCCAACATCATCCACATTTGCAGATACCAACCACATCATCCAGTCTGAGAACTTGCCAGCAGATGCTAGATGCAAAGGTGTCACCGCTACACTGGACAACAACAGTATGTGGAATGAATTCTATAGATGTCAGACCGAGATGATTCTGACCAAACAAGGTCGTAGAATGTTCCCTTACTGCCGCTTTCGTTTGTCTGGAATGGAACCTTTCCAGAATTATTTGTTGGCAATGGATATTGTTCCAGTTGATAACTACAGATACAAATGGAGTGGAAAAGGATGGGAAACCAATGGGAAGGCTGAGCCTCATGTTTCACGTTTGTTTGTACACCCAGATTCTCCTGCTACTGGCCTACACTGGATGCAGTACCCTGTTTCATTTTACAGACTGAAACTTTGCAACAACTTGGAGCAGGAGGACCATATTATTTTGCACTCAATGCACCGATATCTTCCTCAACTTCATATTATACCTGCGGACAAAGACTCAGAAAACATTCAAGTTGACAAACCTAATGTCGTAACTCTACGTTTTTCTCAGACAGAGTTCTTTGCGGTCACCGCCTATCAAAACCTTCGCATCACCCAACTCAAAATTGATTACAACCCCTTTGCCAAAGGTTTCAGGGATGATGCAGTCAATGCTCGATCATCTAAGGCCAAGAATGGAATGtccactgaggaagcagagAGTGAGCTTAAGCTAAGCAAGGAGATGACAAccttgaataatttaaaaactctGTTCATGAAGAGAAATGCTGCTGTAAAGGTCAATAAGGATCAGAACGTTCCAAGCCCTACAAATGTCGAAAGGAAGGCTATTAATGGCGATGCTCCCATTGTAGAAACTAATTTTCAAAGTTTGTG CAGCAAGAAACGCCCATTGTCAGTGGCATTCTCAGACTTCATTAAAGGTGCTCATGTGAAAGTAAAAAGGTTGTCACTTGATAATATCAAGAGAAATGGTGTAGTCTTGCAAGCATCCACAACATGCACAAGTGAACAAAATGAGGGGATGGACAAAACGGAAAGTATACTACAAGTTGTTAAAGATAAAACTGTAGGAGATATCAACACATGTAAAAGCACAGAAACCACCACAAAAACAGAGTTAAAAATAGACCAGAATAAAACAATAGATGAAAGCAAAGCTGTCAAGATTACATTGCTGTCCAGTGACCAAAACAATGAAAAGGGTGTTGAGACCCTTTCTTCTGTGGACACTGAAGCCAAATCTgaagaaaatacaaagaaagCTTTACCACACAAGCGGCCAGAACGTGTCCCCCTACCACTCCTTGCTCAGTTTCTTAAACAGAGAAAGTCTAAGACGAGACCTACAACACCAAAACCTAATGTTTCCAGCTCATCCCTAGAAAAGTCCTGTGAACCTGTTCTAACCCCTGAAAACTCATCTGCTTTGTTGTCTTCCATTCCTTGTGTTACCACTAACTcagaaataaaaccaatattTACCTCATTATCtgaaaaagttaaattattatCAACAACCGATGCAAGCAAGATAGCATCTGAGTCCACTGCTTTATCTTCATCAGCAATTGCATCCCCTGTGCCAGCAGAAACACAATTATCTGTTAGATTTTCACCTTCCCAAATGTGCAGTGATCCAATAAATGCCCCAAACACTACCACTCCATCCAGATCAGATTATGACTCAACACCTGACATTATCTCTAGTGTGTTTCATAATGCTGATGCTGTTTCTATGCCAGATCTTGACGACACGCTCAGGTCTCAGTCAGACATTTCATCTCTCCCTGTAAGTGACGCTGTGAATAATACCTGTACACAAACTACCCCTGAAATTAACACTGATTCTGACACACCAATTGTCCCCTCTGTCACTACATCTGTTCTTGGTGTTCCATCCAGTACAGACAATAGCGTAATTCCTTTCCAGCAACTTACCTCAATTCCTGATGTTGCTGAGAGTAATTCTATGTCTGATTGCCTGTTAGACAGTTCCAAGGGCTCTTGTACTGAGCTTCTTTCAGAAGATGTCTCTCAAAACACTCTGTTCACACTTAAGGAATCTCTTTCCTTGCCGTTAGATGACCCATCCTCCCCAACCTTCTCCTTACCCAGCCCatctccttcttcttctcctgacCCATTTCCACCAAGTCTATTCTGTGAAAGACCAGTACCTCCTAGAAAGACCCTTGATTCATTTCCAGAAAGACTGTTAGATTGCACAGCTTCGTCGTCTCCTGACCTTTTCCCACTAGGTCTATTCAATGACAGACCTGTGCCTCCCAGAAAGGTTCTTGATTTTGGTACAGATACAACTCTGGATGGAACTTCAAAAGAATCATTGTCACCAAGTGTCCCTAGTGGGCCAGAACATCCCAGGGGAACACTTGACTTGTTTTTTCAAAGTCAGTGCACTGATAGAACAGGTCCTCTTAATGATGTAGAGATGCAGTCTGCGGTTAGTTGTGAGACAAGTGATCACATCATTCCAGAACCAACTAAACAGTCCTCTCATGGAAACACTTTCAAGAAATCTAaggcaaaacagaaaaaaacaggaaaattgAAGTTCTGTGAAGATGAGGTGTTCGAAGGACCTATACCTGTTCCAATGCAGCCCAGCCTGGAGGACGTTGAAGGCCAATTGTTTGTCTCCTTCATGTCAAAG aaaGCTCTTGTGATTCACCTTGGAGACGATGCCAATTCGGaggttgcacaaaaaaaaacagagcattCTGATG GGGTCAGGTATGAAAATGTAGAAGAAAAGATTGAGGAGCTAGAGAAAACCCTTTTACGTGATCTGAAAGTCATGAGGCATAGACAGGTCATTCATCCGGTGCTACAAGAAG TTGGATTGAAGTTGAATCTACTCGATCTCTCCCTGGAAATTGACCTGCAATATCTGGGTGTGCAATTACCTATACCCCCACCTGCACTCTCACCTGAAGGAAGTTCAGCCTCATCTCAAG TTCGTTTTGTTTCAAGGACAGGAAAAACTACTGATTTCACCAAAATTAAAGGATGGAGAGATAAGTTTTCTGGCTCAGGATCTAATGCTGAAG GTATGTCAAGCTCAGATGCAGGACAGAAGAACCTCTCTGCATTTTGTAGTGACATGTTGGATGAATACCTGGCCAGTGAGGGCAAACTGATAGATGAACGAGCTGCAACCTTATCCCAGGCTGATATTACACCTGTAGCATACCAGCTACCCACTAAGAGCACTAGTTACGTTCGTACCCTAGATAGTGTACTTAAGAAACAAGTACCAGCTACCATGTCCACAGCATCCAACAAGGTCAAGCCAACATTTAAGaccaaagaggaaaataaatctaaaaaacttttaaagtcaGGTACAGCAAAGCAAACAAGACCAGTCTTTAGTGTTAACACACCTGCTTTAATATTAAAGACTacagcaaaacagcaaaacaagaaACCTAAAAATAAGAAGGAATCCAAGAGTTTGAGTCTTGAAATGCCTTCTTTTGAGACTGCTGCAGAGGTATCTTTTAATAAGACTCCCATGGTTGAAGTTTGTGGCTCCAAAACATCAAGTTGTGCAGCTGGCCGTACTACAGGTTTGCCAAAAACTTTGGTGAAGCTGATGGATGTGGAAGATGGAGCAGTGTGGGAAGGCAAACATCGTACCTTTATCACAGAAGAAAGGGCAGCCATCGCATTAGCCACTCTGGTCACCGCTGAG ggGATATCAAAAGGAAATCCTGATGCCATCAGAATTATAAGACGACGTGCACCTCCCTGCCTCAATGTATTCTGTAGGCTTGGCTGCGTTTGTGCCAGTCTGGTTCACTTGAGGCGACATCATCATTGTGGAAAACCACAGTGCATGTTGGGCTGTAGCTGCCTGCGACGCAAAGTTGTTGCACTTAAAACTCCCAAACAGGAACAAAGTGCAACGGATGAGTCTGAACCTCAGGGAGTGTCAGAGGAGAACAAGactaaatggaaaaagaaaaacaaacagagaaagacTTATG TTCTGACAGATCCGGATGCAGCACCTGAACCGGCTAAGCGTGTCAGTACATTATGGGATCGAAAAAGTGTCTGTTCGGATTTAGAAGTTCTTTTCTGTCCTCCTACTCCAAGAGCTCCCTCTCTAGCACTCTTATCTCGAGAGCTTCAGAATGACCTGGAAATCTTTTTAAgaccttcaaaacaaaaaagg GTAGAAGAGAGGCATTTGAAAATTACTGAGGATGATATGGAGAACAGGATTACATGTGCTCGGTCGCGACCATTTTCCTCGATGTGCcatgataaacaaaaaatg gTTGACCAACACCACATCTCACAGGTCTCTACGCAAG ATATTGAGGAAGGTGAGCTTGTACCTCTTAATTTGTCTGGCCCTTCTAAGCGACTTGAGATCATATCTGAATGCAGTTGGGCTAGTACGGACACCAGAAATTACATTATGCGGATAGTATGTGAGCACATGGCTCAGGATCGTTTGAAGCATCCTTTCTGGATTGGCAAGTACTTCATTCAGCCTGTCTCCAAGACTCTACAAGAGAATGAGGATGGTTCTGTCGATACATACAAAGTCATCATCTCTCAACCCgtggagaagaaaaaagaagatgGGGATGTTACAGAAAACAAAGCGGACCTGAAAAAGGATGTAGAGAAGAGTGAGGTGAAAGGTCTGCCCTTCCTCTCTAGGTGTTGCCCTGCAGGCTTGCTTAAGGCTGAGAAAAAAGCACCTGATGCTCCAGGACGGATAATG GTTAATGGAAAGACATACCCGCAAGCCAAATTAGAGCTGGGGAAGATGGGAGCTTTGCACCCTGCCAACAGACTGGCAGCTTATATTACAGGGAGAAtatgtccagtcagtcagtctgGACCTAATGTGGGAACAACGTCAACTGTTACAAAGGCTTCTATCACATCTGTTCCAGTCTCGACTGTGTCCACAGCAACCACAGTTACAAGCACAAGTGCTTCTTCAGACAAACCGCTCATCAAGTCTGTAG TGACCAAGCCCCCAGTGGGAAAGGTCTTCACCCAGTTTGTGGTCAACCACATCAACTCTCAAAATCTGTCCAACACTAGCACCTCACAATTACAGCCTTCTGTTCCAAAATTTGTCAACCCCTCCTCCATGTTGACGATTGGCAGTGAGGCTGGGGCACCTGGGATGGCTCTTTCTCCTGTTAAAGCAGGCTTGGTTACCCAGGTGTCTAAGTCCTCAGACTCCACAG GTAGGGCTGGTCTAACTCCAACAACTACTTCCTCTTCATCTGGATCAACCACTCCTGGAAAAAAGACTGTTTATATCACAGTAATGTCCCGTAGTACAGGCCTCACCTGTAGTAGTCCAAGGCTTACCAAACCTGTCACACAGACTCGGCCCTCACAGACCCAAAACCAAAAGGTGCTGCTTCAGGTGGTGAAGACCGCTGATGGCAATACATTGTACCGTAATCCTAATGGTCAACTCTTGCAATTGGTGCCTTTAAGTCAAATCAAAACCATCAAACCCAACCTCCTATCTCAAGGCCAAC CTACCTTTGTTCGTTTTCCCGCTCCTACTGCAGTCAATCTAAAAAAGCCTCAGGGTGGCAGCGCTACCATAGTCAAATCTTTAAGCCCAGTATCCCAAACACAGACAAAGGCTGTTGTCACCGTACCAGTCTCTACATCTTCATCTATAAGTTCCAAACCAATCACACTCACTTCATCCAATGCAGTCTCATTGAACAGCGTTCCTTCTACCCTTAAAGTTGTTCCAGGTTTTCTGGGACAGTCTGGAACGTGTAAATTGCGAATTCTCCCAACACATCCTGTTCAGAACACTGGAATTAACACTCCAACTTCCTCTCCTGCTGTCCCTCAGAGTGGCTTTACAATGCTTAAGCATGGAAGTTCAACGCTATACAACCAAGACTCCACTATGTCTGAGACTTCTGTTTCTGTTAGCTCAGTTTCAAAAGAGTTAGTTAGTCATGTATCTAACCAGTCTGAGATGGATCCTTCTGAACAAAATAGATGTGACGGTTTTGAACAAATAGCAGGCAATATATCAAAACCTCTGTCTTCTGGTGCCTCCTCTTCAATACCCAGCCATTTTTCTGGAGGGGATTTGGCTGAGACTGGTAAAATAGCTAAAcccaaagtgacagtaaaagaTTTTGACATAGCTCCAGTTTCTGATGAGGAAGAGATTGATTCGGATATAACAGAATTAACTGATGACTCTGACCTGTACAGTGATGATGACCGAGAAGATGCATGCAGTTTGAGT GGTTCTGATCAAGTGGAGAGGATGTTGGATACAGATGGTTTGTGCTCTGACAAGAAAGATTTTGCAGAGGTGGTGGTTGATATTGAGACTATTGAAGAGTCTGCAGAGGAAAACAGTATTGCCAAATTTCGGGCATCTGCACTGAGGCGAAATCAACATCTAAG tAACCGGAAGCACATTCATGATGAAAGGTTGCAGGTGAAGGTCAGG AGAGTGAGGCTGGAGAGAATAAGGCGCCGCACACTTAAAGACGGCTTTCTTAAACTTCAGGCAGCACTCGGAAAGTCTTCAGACAATTTAGAAACCTCCAAAATGAGAATCCTTACAATG gCTACAAAAGAGATTGAGTCCCTGGTTAAGCTGGATGAGTGCTTAGTAAAGAAAAGACAGAGACTGCAATTTAAGAGACAGCGTTACCTACAGACACTTTCACTACTGTGTG ACAAGAGTACAGAGTCCATCAACAAGAAGCTTAATGAAATTATTGCAAAGCAAAAAGTCCTGGAAGCCCAGCCTAAAGCGAAAGAGATGAAATCCCAGCTAAATGAGGCAATGTCCAAACCTAAACTAGCTGATCTTGAAAGTAAACAGAAAGATTTAACATACCAGAACAAATTGAAAGATGCTCCCAAACCCACCTATTCTCCCTCCAAACCAATGGATTTgagtattaaaaaacaaaaaagcctgGGAAAGACTGAAAGTGCTTCCACACCGACAGCCTCACCTGCAAACATTGATAGCAgcaaaaaaactcttaaaactcAGGATTTTAACTCAAGTCCAGAAAAGACACCGGTCTCTGACCCAAGCTCTATAAAACATTCCTCAGTACTACGTGAGAGAACACGGCCAAATATTCTTTCCCGTACTTCATCCCAGGTGATACAAGAATTTGCCGTCAAAGAGCCTTTTTTAACTAATG TGTGTATACCTCAAGTATTCCCTCTGATGAATACCATGGTTCCATGCAATCAAATCATAGCCATAAACAACCCACTTCAACCAATTGGCATCACCTCAGTAGGGACACAGCAATCATCCACACGAG GTGTAGCATCTGTGTCTATAGTTCCTTCAGGATCTCAACCAGTTGGAGTGGAAAATCCCCTTCCATTGTTGCAGCctcagttttttaaaattacaaacagTCCTGTTAATATTAACACACAAG TGGATTCCGCCAACCTTCCAAATATCACCAACGTTATTTCTCTGGTTCCACCGGCGGAGAATCTGGTAATACCACAGAAAGTTGTAAAAGATAAATCTGCTGTTCAGGCACAGCCAACATCTGTCCCTGCACCTGTGGAAGATCATCAGAAGCCCTCAGATGTTCAAATTCTAGATTTAGAGGAAAGGGCAGCCGTGGATGAGCCTCAATCCAAGGCTGTCCCCAAACAACCTGTTGGAGGAGATGAGAACAGTGCACCTGTTACTTCATCCAACCAGCAAGGACTTGATAAGAAAAGTCCAGTTGACAGCAATGATCCGGAGGATGAAAATTTATTGTCTTTGTTAGACGAACTTGTTCTCCTTAGCCAGCAGCTGAGTAACGAGGATGAAGATCAGAGAATTGTTGTGCCCGGCGAGGTACAGGAATGTTCGGAAAAGCAGGCCGGTCCAGAACGGGATGATGACCGTGCTCTCAGTCCCTTGTTTCTAACTCTGGATGAAGATCTGATGTCTCCAGACTCTAAAGATGAAATCGATATCCCACCCAAAGTGGATGACTTGGTCAAAGTAATTTTTGGATCTGATTCACCTTCGGTTTCGTCCGAATCTGGAGTTGCACCATCAACAAATGTTCAAAGTCCGCAAGCCCCAGCGTGCAGCGGTAAAGGCGATGCCCCTACTCCACCACCTTTGTTGCACATGAAGGTGGCATGTGAAGCTGCATCAGGTCAGTCAGCCAATGAAGGGACCACCAGTGTGGCATGGCGTCCAATGCCTAAACTAGTACCTCTTGGGTTAAAGGCTCAAGATGCTGTTGTGAATAAAGTGACCGGCTCCCCAGTTTCCAAACTGGACTCAAATGAGGAAGACATTCACGGACCACAAACGTGA